TCAGatctagataaaattttaaccttGATACTAACCacgagataatttttttgtttagctTCATTTGTGATGAATGTTTAGTAATCTAAGAATTTTCATCCTGTgttcattgataaaaattaaacaaaaattacattctaCAGAATTAATtcattgttaaatataaaatgttagaaGAAGTTGTTCAATGgcaaaacaaataattcatgCCGGGCTAAGTACACCTTCGAGAAtgaaaaatgaagattttaaaACTGCAGAACAAAAATTACACACtgaattaatcattaaaaacgaAATTGAAGTAGAAAATGTTCCAATGGAATTTCAAGTAATTCACGTTATCAATAATCCTTTGATAATTAAAGATGACGATATGAAAATTGATCAAGATCATTTGATAATCAAAGATGAAAATGTTGATGAACAATCATTTATCTACAATcaaagtaatttacaaaatcataCAGGACTAGAAATTAAAAGGgatttaaaagaaagttttctaATGGATCTGGCAAGTGGTAATTCTTGTATTAAAAGAGAATCATCGTTACACacggaattaattttaaaagacgaAGATATTGAAGACAATCATAATAATTCGAATGTTGATGAACAATCAGTTATCGATCgaagtaatttacaaaatcatggattagaaattaaaaaagatttagaaAAAAGTATTCCAATGGATCTGGCAAGTGATAATTCTTGTATTAAAAGAGAATCATCGTTACACacagaattaattttaaaagacgaAGATATTGAAGAAGATCATAATAATTCGAATGTTGATGAACGATCAGTTATCGATcaaagtaatttacaaaatcatggattagaaattaaaagggatttaaaagaaagttttcaaATGGATCTGGCAAGTGGTAATTCTTGTATTAAAAGAGAATCGTCGTTACACacggaattaattttaaaagacgaAGATATTGAAGAAGATCATAATAATTCGAATGTTGATGAACGATCAGTTATCGATcaaagtaatttacaaaatcatggattagaaattaaaagggatttaaaagaaagttttcaaATGGATCTGGCAAGTGGTAATTCTTGTATTAAAAGAGAATCGTCGTTACACacggaattaattttaaaagacgaAGATATTGAAGACAATCATAATAATTCGAATGTTGATGAACAATCAGTTATCGATCgaagtaatttacaaaatcatggattagaaattaaaagggatttaaaagaaagttttcaaATGGATCTGGCAAGTGGTAATTCTTGTATTAAAAGAGAATCATCGTTACACacggaattaattttaaaagacgaAGATATTGAAGACAATCATAATAATTCGAATGTTGATGAACAATCAGTTATCGATCgaagtaatttacaaaatcatggattagaaattaaaaaggaTTTAGAAAAAAGTATTCCAATGGATCTGGCAAGTGGTAATTCTTGTATTAAAAGAGAATCATCGTTACACacggaattaattttaaaagatgaagATATTGAAGAAGATCATAATAATTCGAATGTTGATGAACAATCCTTTATCGATcaaagtaatttacaaaatcatgGATTAGAAGAAATTAATAAGGATTTAGAAGAAAGTGTTCCAAAAGGTCCTACAAATGATGACCTACGAATTAATAATGAATCATCGTTACGtaaggaattaaaaataaaagataaagacGTTGAAAAAACATACGAAAATTCTGATCTGGATAACCTGCAAACAGTAACCAttcaaagtaatttaaatagtcCAAAACGTGATCAAAAAGGATGTTTTTCTtgtcatttatgtaataaaaaattgaccaCAAAATATGGTTTAAGTAACCATTATAGAATTCATAAAGGAGAAAAACCATATGCTGGCGATTATCAAGAACGACCATTTTTATGTGATAAATGTGGTAAAAAATTTCTACGAAAAAGTCAACTAGAGAAACATGACGACTCGGTTCATTCAgatgaaaaacgtttttcttgtaatatctgtgataaaaaatataccgGAAAATACACTTTGAGTATGCATATTAAACTTTTTCATACAggagaaaatcataaatattactcatgtgatatttgtaatataaaatttaattataaatgtgcCTTGAATCGCCATAAACGTACTCATacgggagaaaaaccattttcttgtaacatttgtaataaaaaatttgctcaAAAGCATATTTTAATTGATCATAAATTTACTCATACAGGAGAAAAGACTTTCTtgtgtgatgtttgtgataaaaaattttctagacgTTATACTTTAATTGCACATAAACAAACTCATACTCCTGAatcattaatcaaaaaattttcatgtgatttctgtgaaaaaaaatttaggaaaaaaggCACTTTAATTACTCACAAACGACTTCATACAGGAGAAAAAccgttttcatgtgatgtttgtgatagAAAATTTACTACACTATATTCTTTAAATTCACATAAACTCGTTCATACaggaaaaaaatcattcttctgtgatgtttgtgataaaaaatttagccaaAAACATCATGTTACTCAACATAAACGAAGTCATACGGGTGAAAAACCTTATGCATGcgatgtttgtgataaaagatatttcaaaaatcaagatTTAGTCAAACATAAGAAAAAGCATGCAAacgattaatatttttataccatgtatatatgaaatatacatagtatattaagtttagtcccaagtttgtaacgcttaaaaataatgatgctaggaaaaaaattttgtcataggtgttcatataatcacctaatttgtccatttccggttgtccgtccgtccgtctgtggacacgataacccaaaaacgaaaaaagatatcgagctgaaatttttacagcgtactcaggacgtaaaaagtgaggtcaaattcgtaaatgagcatcataggtcaattgggtcttgggtccgtaggatccatcttataaaccgttagagatagaaaaaaaggttttaatataaaaaatgttccttatcaaaaaataaacaacttttgcttgaaacattttttcgtaaacatcactgtttacccgtgaaggcgccaattaggcggaaactttacaatatgtactaaacttgattatcagttatgtatgtgtcacatgtttgtatatgtaatgcgataaagaaatcaacactgactatgcatggtatttcaacaattaactcagtcaattgtttgttttcacttgtttttattgattttttgggTTGATTCAaacgtaaacaaaaaatttatattcatgtaCTTgggcttttctttataatattattaaattaaataaatattacatataatttctATGCTTTATTCgttcctaaattaaaaaaatagccaTTGAAATCCCGCTCTCACGTTATTCTACATCCTATATACAAAAAATCCCAATTCCGTATCCGTTTCCATAGATGTCGGGAGGCAGGAATATGGCAGAAATGTTCTGCCACGACTAAGAGAAGCAATTGATACTCAGTTTAGGCTATGCTGTTTATAACTGCAACTTTGAAATcgatttaaattaagttttttttatttatttaaggtaaCCTTAACAATTTCAGCACCACCTTTGGAGTATCGACAGAATTTAAACGATGAAAACGCGTATTCTTGTCTACGTTTCTTAAGAAACGTAGCGGAATTGCTAACTTTATCATGTAACAATATTAtgatcagaaaatatttttcaaacaaaagttgtttattcttttaaaaagagcttgtttttatattttttacaaggtGGGTTATGGGTTATAcatacccaagacccaattgacctatgcttttcatttacgaactcaacctcactttttacatacTGAGCCCGCTATACAAATTCCAgcttgacatctcttttcgtttttgcgtTATTGTGTTAACGGACGGACAAGCAATCGGAATTGAACTTTTTAGgtgcgattttatgaacacctatatcaaaattttgttattagcatcaatatttttaagcgttacaaacttgggact
This genomic interval from Chrysoperla carnea chromosome 1, inChrCarn1.1, whole genome shotgun sequence contains the following:
- the LOC123294892 gene encoding zinc finger protein 112-like; translated protein: MAKQIIHAGLSTPSRMKNEDFKTAEQKLHTELIIKNEIEVENVPMEFQVIHVINNPLIIKDDDMKIDQDHLIIKDENVDEQSFIYNQSNLQNHTGLEIKRDLKESFLMDLASGNSCIKRESSLHTELILKDEDIEDNHNNSNVDEQSVIDRSNLQNHGLEIKKDLEKSIPMDLASDNSCIKRESSLHTELILKDEDIEEDHNNSNVDERSVIDQKSFQMDLASGNSCIKRESSLHTELILKDEDIEEDHNNSNVDERSVIDQKSFQMDLASGNSCIKRESSLHTELILKDEDIEDNHNNSNVDEQSVIDRKSSLHTELILKDEDIEDNHNNSNVDEQSVIDRSNLQNHGLEIKKDLEKSIPMDLASGNSCIKRESSLHTELILKDEDIEEDHNNSNVDEQSFIDQSNLQNHGLEEINKDLEESVPKGPTNDDLRINNESSLRKELKIKDKDVEKTYENSDLDNLQTVTIQSNLNSPKRDQKGCFSCHLCNKKLTTKYGLSNHYRIHKGEKPYAGDYQERPFLCDKCGKKFLRKSQLEKHDDSVHSDEKRFSCNICDKKYTGKYTLRKKSFFCDVCDKKFSQKHHVTQHKRSHTGEKPYACDVCDKRYFKNQDLVKHKKKHAND